The Tistrella bauzanensis genome includes a window with the following:
- a CDS encoding TRAP transporter small permease subunit, which yields MAVDALARLAPRSVQRGLDVLASLCGVAAYGVLGWAAWIAFDRAWLSGSLYIGELELMAWPGRLLVVLGLAGGLAACLLDLVRRLTSGEENE from the coding sequence GTGGCCGTCGACGCACTGGCGCGGCTGGCGCCACGATCCGTGCAGCGGGGGCTGGATGTCCTGGCGTCCCTGTGCGGCGTCGCCGCCTATGGTGTCCTTGGCTGGGCGGCCTGGATCGCCTTCGACCGCGCCTGGCTGAGCGGCTCGCTCTATATCGGCGAGCTGGAACTCATGGCCTGGCCCGGACGCCTGCTGGTGGTCCTGGGGCTCGCGGGCGGGCTCGCCGCCTGCCTGCTTGATCTCGTGCGCAGGCTGACCAGCGGGGAGGAAAACGAATGA